In Mesorhizobium sp. 113-3-3, a genomic segment contains:
- a CDS encoding ABC transporter permease, producing the protein MSAFLTRNRLIVLAYAGMVVLLLVTAMFSPGFLSVSNMRSTVVLAAFVGIVALGQTFVIIGGGIDLSVPWVLNSAAIIMALLCGGQDLPLAWVMPLLLAGGAFIGLINGIGVAQFGVPPIIMTLATNVILQGLILVLTGGSPTPSAPALIQFMSVGRIGGFPVIALIWLALTLAATLLLSKAAFGRHLYALGTSATVAEFSGVPTARTTILTYVISGLTAAFAGMLLTGYSGQAYLGMGDAYLFTSIAAVAIGGASILGGSGHYLGTVAGAMVLTILTGLLPALNLSSGALLIVYGAVILLTVSIGSETFAGLGGRLRRKEG; encoded by the coding sequence ATGAGCGCTTTCCTCACCCGCAACCGCCTGATCGTGCTCGCTTATGCTGGCATGGTCGTGCTGCTCCTGGTCACGGCGATGTTCTCGCCGGGCTTCCTGTCGGTCTCCAACATGCGCTCGACCGTCGTTCTCGCCGCCTTCGTCGGCATCGTCGCGCTCGGCCAGACCTTCGTCATCATCGGCGGCGGCATCGACCTGTCGGTGCCCTGGGTGCTGAATTCGGCCGCCATCATCATGGCGCTGCTGTGCGGCGGGCAGGATCTGCCGCTGGCCTGGGTCATGCCGTTGCTGCTCGCCGGCGGCGCCTTCATCGGCCTCATCAACGGCATCGGCGTCGCCCAGTTCGGCGTGCCGCCGATCATCATGACGCTGGCCACCAATGTCATCCTGCAAGGCCTGATCCTGGTGCTGACCGGCGGCTCGCCGACGCCGTCGGCGCCCGCCCTGATCCAGTTCATGTCGGTCGGACGGATCGGTGGCTTCCCGGTCATCGCGCTGATCTGGCTGGCGCTGACGCTGGCGGCGACGCTGCTGCTCTCCAAGGCGGCGTTCGGCCGCCATCTCTACGCGCTCGGCACCAGTGCCACGGTCGCCGAATTCTCCGGCGTGCCGACGGCGCGCACCACCATCCTCACCTATGTCATCTCGGGCCTCACCGCCGCCTTCGCCGGCATGCTTTTGACCGGCTATTCCGGCCAGGCCTATCTCGGCATGGGCGACGCCTACCTGTTCACCTCGATCGCCGCGGTCGCCATCGGCGGCGCCTCGATCCTCGGCGGCAGCGGCCACTATCTCGGCACCGTCGCCGGCGCCATGGTGCTGACCATCCTCACCGGTCTTTTGCCGGCACTGAACCTGTCGAGCGGCGCACTGCTCATCGTCTACGGCGCGGTGATCCTGCTCACCGTGTCGATCGGCAGCGAGACGTTCGCCGGCCTCGGCGGCAGGCTGCGCAGAAAGGAGGGCTGA